Below is a window of Caldichromatium japonicum DNA.
GATGGCGCGGCGGGTCGCCTTGGCCCGTGCTATCGCCCTCGATCCGCTGATGATCCTGTATGACGAACCCTTCGCCGGTCAGGACCCAATCTCGATGGGCATGCTCATGGCCCTGATCCGCCAGCTCAATGATGCCGCGCATCTGACTTCGATCCTGGTTTCGCACGATGTGCAAGAGACCCTGCGGATCGCCGATTGGATCTTTCTCATCGCCGAGGGTCGGGTCCTCGCCCAGGGAACCCCCCAGGCGCTGCTCCAAGACACTTCCCCATGGGTGCGGCAATTCATCGATGGCCTGCCGGATGGCCCGGTACATTTTCATTATCCGGCGCCGCCCCTGACCCTGGATCTACTGGGGAGCGGGTGATGTTCAACACCCTAAGGCGGTTCGGCGGCACTGTCCTTGCTGGCCTGGAACGGCTCGGACGGGCGCATCTTCTGCTGCTGTCGACCCTGTCTGCCCTGGATGAGGTCCTGCGCCGCCCACGTCTATTGCTCGAACAGGTCCTTAATATCGGAGCCCTGTCCTTGTTGATCGTGGGGGTCTCGGGGCTGTTTGTCGGCATGGTCCTGGGTCTGCAAGGCTATACGGTGCTCGTGCGGTTCGGCGCCGCCGAAAGCCTGGGGATTCTGGTAGCCACCTCCTTGGTGCGTGAGCTGGGGCCGGTGGTCACAGCGCTCTTGGTTGCTGGACGGGCGGGCTCGGCGCTCACTGCCGAGATCGGATTGATGAAGGTGACCGAACAGCTCGCGGCGCTTGAGATGATGGCGGTCGATCCGGTACGCCGCCTTCTGACTCCGCGTCTGCTGGGTGGATTGCTCAGCATGCCGCTGTTAGCGGCCATCTTCAGCGCCGTGGGTGTGCTGGGCGGCTATGTCGTCGGGGTCGGGCTCTTGGGTGTCGATGCCGGGGCCTATTGGGGCCAGATGCAGGCCAGGATCGATGTCCAGGAGGACCTGATCAATGGGGTCATCAAGAGCCTGGTCTTTGGGCTGGTGGTCACCTGGGTGGCCCTCTTTCAGGGGTACGATGCCATACCTACCGCCGAAGGGGTCAGCCGGGCGACGACGCGTGCCGTGGTGCAATCGGCCCTCTTGGTCTTGGGGCTCGATTTCGTCTTGACAGCACTGATGTTTGGGGGTGATTGAAATGGTCAAGCGCGGCATGCTCGAGCTTCTGGTTGGGATCTTCGTGTCCCTGGGCCTGCTTGCCCTGTTCTTTCTGGCAATGCAGGTCAGCAACCTTAGCCTGCATCTGGACGAGGGCGGCTACCGGCTGACGGCGCGTTTTGGCAATGTCGGCAGCCTCAGGGTGCGGGCGCCGGTGACTATGGCGGGGGTGCGCATCGGGCGGGTCGAGTCGATCCAGTTCGATCAACGCACCTATGAGGCCGTCGTGCTGATGCGGATCGATCCCCGAATCGATGCCATCCCTGCGGATACGATTGCCAGCGTCCTGACCGCCGGGCTGCTCGGCGAGCAATATATCGGCCTTGAACCTGGCGGCAGCCCCGAGGTCTTGCATGACGGCGATGAGATCGCGCATACCCAATCGGCATTGGTGCTCGAACGCATGATCGGGCAATTTCTCTTCAAAAAGGCAGTTGAGGACTGAATGCTTACGCGACGTCAGGTATTGTTGCTTTCCTTGTTGGGGGGCGCAGCCTTGGGATTTCAGGTAAAGGCCGCTGAGCCCGGCGAGGCAACCGATCTGATCCGGCGTATTGCCGATCAGGTGCTGGCAGTACTGAAGGCCCGCCGCGTCGAGCTCGAACAGAACCCCGCACTGATCGATAGCCTTGTCGAAACCCTTGTCTTGCCGCATTTCGACTTCGAGCGGATCACCCAGGGAGCGGTCGGTCCCGCTTGGCGCCAGGCCAGCCCCGACCAACAGCGCCGTCTGGTCGAGGGGTTCAAGCGAGTGCTCATCCGTACCTATGCGCATGCCTTGCTCAATTATTCTGGACAGGAAATCCGTTATCTGCCCGAGCGCCCAGGGCAACGCCCTGGGATGACGATGGTCGCGATCGAGGTCCGCGAGTCTGGGGCCGCCCCCATCCTGATCGAATATCGCATGCATTCGGCCAATGGACGCTGGCAGGTCTATGACGTGATCATCGACCATGCCAGCCTGGTCGGCAATTATCGCAGCAGCTTTGCCGATGAGATCAGGCAAAACGGGATCGATGGGCTGATTGCTCGGCTCGAGTCGATGGTCCGCCAAGGTGGGGCATGAGCAGGCCCGCCCGTTTGCTGGTCATTGCCGCCGATCGCTGGTCCATCGCCGGGATGCTTGATTTCGACGGCGTCGCACTGCTCGCCCCAGAGGGGCGGCGTCTGTTGCGCGCTGCCGCCCGGCAAGGGGTGAGGCGAATCACCATCGATCTGGCAGCGGTTGAATTTGCCAATAGCGCAGCCCTCGCCCTTCTACTCGATTGGCTCGCGCTCGCTCGGCATCAGGGATTGGAGCTCGGCTATGCCCAGATACCTGAGTCCCTTGTCCACCTGGCATCCCTATCCAACCTGGGTGGGCTCCTGCCGCTCGTCGATCAGGGGCCCAGCCGCCCGGTGGCGGCTTAGCGCCTTGCGGGTTTGCTCTATTTCAACCCCCATCCTCAACCTATGGATAAACTCCTGATCACTGGCGGTGTCCCCTTGTATGGCGAGACCCGCGCCTCGGGCGCCAAGAACGCCGCATTGCCCATCCTTGCTGCGACCCTGCTCGCCACCCAGACCGTTACCCTGAGCAATGTCCCGCGTCTGCGCGATATCCGTACCATGCTCGATCTGCTCGGGCGTCTGGGGGTGCGCTCTGCAGAGGACAATGACGCGTTGCACATCCATCCAGACCAACCGGCCAGCCTGGTGGCCCCCTATGAACTGGTCAAGACCATGCGCGCCTCCATCCTGGTCCTGGGACCATTGGTCGCCCGCTATGGCCGGGCCGATGTATCACTGCCTGGGGGGTGCGCCATCGGTGCCCGCCCGGTCAATCTGCATATCGAGGGTCTGCGCGCCTTGGGCGCCGAGGTGGAGGTCGAAGGCGGCTATATCCGCGCCCGCGCACCTCGACTATGCGGGACGCGCATCGTCATGGAGCTGGTCTCGGTCACCGGTACCGAGAACCTCATGATGGCCGCCGCCTTGGCCGAGGGTGAGACCCTGATCGAAAACGCCGCGCGCGAGCCCGAGGTGGTCGATCTGGCCCATTTCCTCAACCAGCTCGGCGCGCGGATCGAGGGCGCGGGGACCGATTGCATCCAGATCCAGGGGGTCGATCGGCTCGGCGGCGGTGCATACCGGATCATGCCCGATCGCATCGAGACCGGGACCTTTTTGGTGGCGGCGGCCATGACTGGAGGGCGGGTGCGGGTCACCGAGACCCGCCCCGATTGTCTGGATGCGGTCCTCCAAAAGCTTGCTGAGGCAGGGGCTGAGATCCTAACCGGTTCAGATTGGATCGAGCTGGCGATGAGCGGGCGTCCGCGGGCGGTCGATATCCATACCGCCCCCTATCCCGCCTTTCCCACCGACATGCAGGCCCAATTCTGCGCCCTCAACGCCATCGCCGAGGGGGTCGGGACGGTCGCCGAGACGGTCTTCGAGAACCGTTTTATGCACGTCCCCGAGCTCCAGCGCATGGGCGCTGACATCCGCATCGACGGGCATGTCGCTGTCTGTCACGGCGTCGAGCGACTCACCGCTGCGCCGGTGATGGCCACCGATCTACGCGCCTCCGCCGGTCTAGTCCTGGCGGGCCTGGTCGCCCAGGGAGAAACCCTGGTCGATCGCGTCTATCACCTCGACCGTGGCTATGAGAGGATGGAGAGCAAACTGGCTGCCCTCGGCGCGCGTATCCAGCGCATTCAGGGTGCCGACCGGAGTACTGCCCCATGAGATTACAGACGCCTTTGACTCTGGCCCTCTCTAAGGGACGCATCCTCGACCAGGCCCTGCCGCTGCTGGCCCAGGCGGGGATCGCGCCGCTCGAAGATCTTGCGACCAGCCGCAAGCTGATCATCGAGACCGCACACCCCTTGGTTAGACTGGTGATCATCCGCGCCGCCGACGTCCCGACCTATGTCGAATATGGCGCCGCGGATCTCGGGGTGACCGGCAAGGATATCCTGATGGAGCACGGTGGTTCTGGACTCTATGAGCCCCTGGACCTCGGCATCGCACGCTGCCGCCTGATGGTCGCTGGGCGGCCCGATAGCCACTTAGCCGGTCACCGGAGGCCGCGGGTTGCCACCAAATATGTACACACCGCCGAACGCCATTTCGCGGCCAAGGGCCAGCAGGCCGAGGTCATCAAGCTCTATGGCTCGATGGAGCTCGCCCCTTTGGTGGGGCTAGCGGATCTAATTGTCGATCTGGTCGAGAGCGGCAATACGCTCAAGGCCAATGGTCTGGTACCCTTGGAGCTCATCGCCGAGATCAGCTCACGTCTGATCGTCAATAAGGCCGCCTGGAAGATGAAACACGAATCCGTGATGACCCTGTTAGCGGCCCTGCGGGCGGCTGTGGCGCCCGGGCAGTAGGGCGCGCATTGTGCACCCTACAAGGCCTGATGGCCTTTTTATTGATCCGAAACCAATGAACTTGTATTACGCGGCATCATGGAGCTTGGGATGCTGGAAGTAGCGCATGATGCGTTGGGGGGAATTGAGAAGGCGGCGCAGGTGGCTGACGGTCGCCTTCTTCAGATCGCCCTTGGCGCGGGAGGGCGCCTGCGCGGTGATGGTGGCCTTGAGCATCTCGTTGGGGTTCAGTGCCGGGCTATAGGGGAGGGAGGAGGCCTCGATTTGATTGGCGCATGCAGCCAGCCAGGCCTTGACTGGCTTGGTGTGATGCACGCGCAGGTTGTCGAGGATGAGGAAGATCTTCTTGCCCCTGGCGTCCTTGACGAGCCGCTTCATGAAGTCGATCAGGATGTCGGCGTTCATCGCCCCCGCGAACACCTTCCGACGCACCTTGCCGCGGTTGGTCAGCGTCGAGATCACCGACAGGCCTTCGCGACGGTGCGTGACGCGAATCTCGGGCGTCTTGATCGCCGGCGCATAAGAGCGCCCGCGCACCTCGTCCGAGCGCAGCCCCGTTTCATCGCCCCAGTGGATTTCGGCGCCCTCGGCCTTGGCGCGCCGGGCAATGTCCGGGTAGGTCTCCTCAAGCCACGTCTTGCCCGCCGGCGGGCTTTGCTCATAGGCGCGCCGAATCGGTTTCTGGGGCGTCAATCCCCAGCGCGCCAAGTACTTGCCTTCCCCCTGCGGCCTGAGCTCGATGCCAAAACGGTCGAGGATCAACTGCCGCACCGCCTGCCGGCTCCACAGCGCAAACGGCAGCTTCAGCTGATCCG
It encodes the following:
- the mlaE gene encoding lipid asymmetry maintenance ABC transporter permease subunit MlaE, whose product is MFNTLRRFGGTVLAGLERLGRAHLLLLSTLSALDEVLRRPRLLLEQVLNIGALSLLIVGVSGLFVGMVLGLQGYTVLVRFGAAESLGILVATSLVRELGPVVTALLVAGRAGSALTAEIGLMKVTEQLAALEMMAVDPVRRLLTPRLLGGLLSMPLLAAIFSAVGVLGGYVVGVGLLGVDAGAYWGQMQARIDVQEDLINGVIKSLVFGLVVTWVALFQGYDAIPTAEGVSRATTRAVVQSALLVLGLDFVLTALMFGGD
- the hisG gene encoding ATP phosphoribosyltransferase yields the protein MRLQTPLTLALSKGRILDQALPLLAQAGIAPLEDLATSRKLIIETAHPLVRLVIIRAADVPTYVEYGAADLGVTGKDILMEHGGSGLYEPLDLGIARCRLMVAGRPDSHLAGHRRPRVATKYVHTAERHFAAKGQQAEVIKLYGSMELAPLVGLADLIVDLVESGNTLKANGLVPLELIAEISSRLIVNKAAWKMKHESVMTLLAALRAAVAPGQ
- a CDS encoding STAS domain-containing protein, whose translation is MSRPARLLVIAADRWSIAGMLDFDGVALLAPEGRRLLRAAARQGVRRITIDLAAVEFANSAALALLLDWLALARHQGLELGYAQIPESLVHLASLSNLGGLLPLVDQGPSRPVAA
- the mlaD gene encoding outer membrane lipid asymmetry maintenance protein MlaD; protein product: MVKRGMLELLVGIFVSLGLLALFFLAMQVSNLSLHLDEGGYRLTARFGNVGSLRVRAPVTMAGVRIGRVESIQFDQRTYEAVVLMRIDPRIDAIPADTIASVLTAGLLGEQYIGLEPGGSPEVLHDGDEIAHTQSALVLERMIGQFLFKKAVED
- the murA gene encoding UDP-N-acetylglucosamine 1-carboxyvinyltransferase, whose amino-acid sequence is MDKLLITGGVPLYGETRASGAKNAALPILAATLLATQTVTLSNVPRLRDIRTMLDLLGRLGVRSAEDNDALHIHPDQPASLVAPYELVKTMRASILVLGPLVARYGRADVSLPGGCAIGARPVNLHIEGLRALGAEVEVEGGYIRARAPRLCGTRIVMELVSVTGTENLMMAAALAEGETLIENAAREPEVVDLAHFLNQLGARIEGAGTDCIQIQGVDRLGGGAYRIMPDRIETGTFLVAAAMTGGRVRVTETRPDCLDAVLQKLAEAGAEILTGSDWIELAMSGRPRAVDIHTAPYPAFPTDMQAQFCALNAIAEGVGTVAETVFENRFMHVPELQRMGADIRIDGHVAVCHGVERLTAAPVMATDLRASAGLVLAGLVAQGETLVDRVYHLDRGYERMESKLAALGARIQRIQGADRSTAP
- a CDS encoding MlaC/ttg2D family ABC transporter substrate-binding protein, whose product is MLTRRQVLLLSLLGGAALGFQVKAAEPGEATDLIRRIADQVLAVLKARRVELEQNPALIDSLVETLVLPHFDFERITQGAVGPAWRQASPDQQRRLVEGFKRVLIRTYAHALLNYSGQEIRYLPERPGQRPGMTMVAIEVRESGAAPILIEYRMHSANGRWQVYDVIIDHASLVGNYRSSFADEIRQNGIDGLIARLESMVRQGGA